One Larimichthys crocea isolate SSNF unplaced genomic scaffold, L_crocea_2.0 scaffold83, whole genome shotgun sequence genomic window carries:
- the LOC104938944 gene encoding phytanoyl-CoA hydroxylase-interacting protein-like isoform X2: MNRQINEQLQIFCLSPHDITETERAAVRLRLDEDLKVPLQNVLSENVMEPPDSSLTGSESADSSIGDVDDLPVPQQIRISNITCDSFKISWDMDSTGRERITHYFIDLNKKENKNSNKFKHKDVPTKLVAKAVPLPMKVRGHWFLSPRTEYTVAVQTAAKQPDGGYGVSRWSEIIEFCTADYSTVHLNQLLHKAEAIAGRMLPFTVFYRNQQQEYFQQARDAQCHRMLPAVKDNSGSHGSPISGKLEGVFFSCNTEFNTGKPPQDSPYGPYRFQIQADILFNHNTNIYFGDFYCMYTSYHYVILVLAPDGSKGDVFCKGRLPALDRSNNCFLSCTEEDDGLLSFRHAQDVILEVIYTEPVDLSSGMVTQISGHQLMSQSTLNAKKDPSCKICNISVGR, from the exons ATGAATCGGCAGATTAACGAGCAGCTGCAGattttttgtctgtctccccATGACATCACTGAAACAGAGCGAGCAGCGGTCAGACTGAGGCTGGATGAAGACTTGAAGGTTCCTCTGCAGAACGTTCTGAGTGAGAACGTGATGGAGCCTCCTGACAGCAGCCTGACAG gctcagagtctgcagacagcagcatcGGGGACGTGGACGACCTGCCGGTCCCTCAGCAGATCCGGATCAGTAACATCACCTGTGATTCGTTTAAGATCAGCTGGGACATGGACAgcacaggcagagagaggatcACACATTACTTCATCGACCTCAACAAGAAGGAGAACAAGAACTCCAACAAGTTTAAACACAAG gacGTACCGACGAAGCTGGTGGCGAAGGCGGTTCCCTTGCCGATGAAGGTGCGAGGTCACTGGTTCCTGAGCCCTCGCACAGAGTACACCGTAGCCGTCCAGACTGCCGCCAAACAGCCCGACGGAGGCTACGGCGTCTCTCGATGGAGCGAGATCATCGAGTTCTGCACTGCAG atTACTCCACCGTCCATCTGAACCAGCTGCTGCACAAAGCCGAGGCCATCGCCGGCAGGATGCTGCCGTTCACCGTCTTCTACCGAAACCAGCAGCAGGAATACTTCCAAcaggccag AGACGCTCAGTGCCATCGGATGCTGCCGGCAGTGAAAGACAACAGCGGCAGTCACGGATCTCCCATCAGTGGCAAACTGGAGGGAGTCTTCTTCAGCTGCAACACAGAGTTCAACACTGGAAAACCCCCCCAGGACTCCCCATACGGACCCTACCGCTTCCAG ATCCAAGCAGACATCCTTTtcaaccacaacacaaacatctacTTTGGGGATTTCTACTGCATGTACACGTCCTATCACTACGTCATCCTGGTCCTCGCTCCTGACGGCTCCAAAGGAGACGTCTTTTGTAAAGGGAGGCTACCGGCACTGGATAGATCCAACAACTGCTTCCTGAGCTGCACCGAAGAGGACGATGGTTTGCTGTCTTTCCGTCACGCTCAGGATGTCATTCTGGAAGTGATCTACACGGAGCCGGTGGATCTGTCCTCAGGGATGGTAACACAGATCAGTGGGCACCAGCTCATGAGTCAGTCCACCCTCAACGCCAAGAAAGATCCCAGCTGCAAGATCTGCAACATCAGCGTGGGACGTTAG
- the LOC104938944 gene encoding phytanoyl-CoA hydroxylase-interacting protein-like isoform X1, translating into MNRQINEQLQIFCLSPHDITETERAAVRLRLDEDLKVPLQNVLSENVMEPPDSSLTGSESADSSIGDVDDLPVPQQIRISNITCDSFKISWDMDSTGRERITHYFIDLNKKENKNSNKFKHKDVPTKLVAKAVPLPMKVRGHWFLSPRTEYTVAVQTAAKQPDGGYGVSRWSEIIEFCTADYSTVHLNQLLHKAEAIAGRMLPFTVFYRNQQQEYFQQASPSYRSRDAQCHRMLPAVKDNSGSHGSPISGKLEGVFFSCNTEFNTGKPPQDSPYGPYRFQIQADILFNHNTNIYFGDFYCMYTSYHYVILVLAPDGSKGDVFCKGRLPALDRSNNCFLSCTEEDDGLLSFRHAQDVILEVIYTEPVDLSSGMVTQISGHQLMSQSTLNAKKDPSCKICNISVGR; encoded by the exons ATGAATCGGCAGATTAACGAGCAGCTGCAGattttttgtctgtctccccATGACATCACTGAAACAGAGCGAGCAGCGGTCAGACTGAGGCTGGATGAAGACTTGAAGGTTCCTCTGCAGAACGTTCTGAGTGAGAACGTGATGGAGCCTCCTGACAGCAGCCTGACAG gctcagagtctgcagacagcagcatcGGGGACGTGGACGACCTGCCGGTCCCTCAGCAGATCCGGATCAGTAACATCACCTGTGATTCGTTTAAGATCAGCTGGGACATGGACAgcacaggcagagagaggatcACACATTACTTCATCGACCTCAACAAGAAGGAGAACAAGAACTCCAACAAGTTTAAACACAAG gacGTACCGACGAAGCTGGTGGCGAAGGCGGTTCCCTTGCCGATGAAGGTGCGAGGTCACTGGTTCCTGAGCCCTCGCACAGAGTACACCGTAGCCGTCCAGACTGCCGCCAAACAGCCCGACGGAGGCTACGGCGTCTCTCGATGGAGCGAGATCATCGAGTTCTGCACTGCAG atTACTCCACCGTCCATCTGAACCAGCTGCTGCACAAAGCCGAGGCCATCGCCGGCAGGATGCTGCCGTTCACCGTCTTCTACCGAAACCAGCAGCAGGAATACTTCCAAcaggccag CCCCTCTTATCGCTCCAGAGACGCTCAGTGCCATCGGATGCTGCCGGCAGTGAAAGACAACAGCGGCAGTCACGGATCTCCCATCAGTGGCAAACTGGAGGGAGTCTTCTTCAGCTGCAACACAGAGTTCAACACTGGAAAACCCCCCCAGGACTCCCCATACGGACCCTACCGCTTCCAG ATCCAAGCAGACATCCTTTtcaaccacaacacaaacatctacTTTGGGGATTTCTACTGCATGTACACGTCCTATCACTACGTCATCCTGGTCCTCGCTCCTGACGGCTCCAAAGGAGACGTCTTTTGTAAAGGGAGGCTACCGGCACTGGATAGATCCAACAACTGCTTCCTGAGCTGCACCGAAGAGGACGATGGTTTGCTGTCTTTCCGTCACGCTCAGGATGTCATTCTGGAAGTGATCTACACGGAGCCGGTGGATCTGTCCTCAGGGATGGTAACACAGATCAGTGGGCACCAGCTCATGAGTCAGTCCACCCTCAACGCCAAGAAAGATCCCAGCTGCAAGATCTGCAACATCAGCGTGGGACGTTAG
- the LOC104938943 gene encoding scavenger receptor cysteine-rich type 1 protein M130-like yields the protein MDHLLMLLLLSSGLWAEGKHNSTDPRCETTDIVMLLDESGSISPADFNTMKSFVAKIVSGFDIGPDKVQIGLTLFSNTVETKWHLNTHRTKESLLKAIYDLQQRGGGTETGSALKHVLHNNFRPDVGMRADSRKVLLLITDGESQDETRTPSQHLKDTGIQVYTIGVRDADKNELLSIVSNRDALYIVDDFSSLMSITDAVITNLCNNIQSLDSVRLVNGTSPCSGRLEVKSDQSDQRWSSVCEADFDQQDAEVVCRELGCGAPSVLQGALYGEVEAPMWTKEFQCGGHESALLDCRSSGSTRNTCSPGKAVGLTCSEPVRLVGGHSRCAGTLELKHLAEWRPVDGSDWTLKAAGRACGELDCGSAVSMGMREESSSVFAWRVSSQCIQSGYSLRECLSSDSSSSIMEITCSEPVRLVGGDSRCAGTLEVKRGDWRPVHSSSLTLKSASAAVCRNLDCGSAVSTQTRRKSSLTPAWEIISQCIQSGSALRDCVSLGSFPSILEITCSDSVRLVNGTSLCSGRLEVKSNQSWSSVCEADFDQQDAEVVCRELGCGAPSVLQGALYGEVEAPMWTKEFQCGGHESALLDCRSSGSTRNTCSPGKAVGLTCSEPVRLVGGHSRCAGTLELEQGDWRPVGGSDWTMNSTTAVCRELDCGSAASARIRKESSSVSVWRVTTDCVGSGSALRDCLSSGFSSSILEITCSDPSVHIIRLVLMLLALLSFITAISFVHKTTRGQRPGPEENIELEDFNLHVHGAEEEGAQAAE from the exons ATGGATCACctgttgatgttgttgctgttgagtTCAG GACTCTGGGCTGAAGGGAAACACAACTCAACAG ATCCTCGGTGTGAAACCACGGACATCGTGATGTTACTGGACGAGTCAGGGAGCATATCCCCAGCTGATTTTAACACCATGAAGTCCTTTGTGGCTAAGATAGTGAGCGGCTTCGACATCGGTCCAGATAAAGTCCAGATTG gtCTGACTCTGTTCAGTAACACCGTAGAGACAAAGTGGCACCTGAACACCCATCGGACCAAAGAATCCCTGCTGAAGGCCATCTACGATCTgcaacagagaggaggaggaaccgAAACAG GTTCTGCTCTGAAGCATGTCCTCCATAACAACTTTAGACCTGATGTGGGAATGCGTGCAGACTCCAGAAAAGTTCTTCTCTTGATCACTGACGGAGAGTCCCAAGACGAAACACGCACTCCCTCACAGCACCTGAAGGACACCGGCATTCAGGTCTACACTATCG GTGTGCGGGACGCTGACAAAAACGAGCTGTTGTCCATTGTTTCCAATCGTGATGCACTGTACATCGTCGATGACTTCTCATCTCTCATGTCCATCACTGACGCCGTCATCACCAACCTCTGTAACAACATTCAGAGCTTAG actctgtCAGGCTGGTGAACGGGACTAGTCCATGTTCAGGCAGACTGGAGGTCAAGTCTGACCAGTCTGACCAGCGCTGGTCCTCAGTGTGTGAAGCTGACTTTGACCAGCAGGATGCAGAGGTGGTCTGTAGGGAGCTCGGCTGTGGGGCTCCTTCAGTCCTCCAGGGGGCGCTCTATGGAGAAGTGGAGGCTCCAATGTGGACCAAAGAGTTCCAGTGTGGAGGCCATGAGTCTGCTCTCCTGGACTGTAGAAGCTCAGGATCAACTAGAAACACCTGCTCACCTGGAAAAGCTGTTGGACTCACCTGCTCAG AACCTGTCAGGTTGGTGGGAGGACACAGTCGCTGTGCAGGAACACTGGAGCTGAAACATCTGGCAGAATGGAGACCAGTGGATGGATCTGACTGGACCCTGAAGGCAGCAGGTAGAGCATGTGGAGAGCTGGACTGTGGATCTGCTGTTTCAATGGGAATGAGAGAAGAGTCCTCATCTGTATTTGCATGGAGGGTCAGCTCTCAGTGTATTCAGTCTGGATATTCCCTGAGGGAGTGTCTATCATCAGACTCCTCTTCTTCCATCATGGAGATCACCTGCTCAG aaCCTGTCAGGTTGGTGGGAGGAGACAGTCGCTGTGCAGGAACACTGGAGGTGAAACGAGGCGACTGGAGACCAGTTCACAGCTCATCCCTGACCCTGAagtcagcatcagcagcagtcTGTAGAAATCTGGACTGCGGATCTGCTGTTTCTACACAAACAAGACGAAAATCTTCACTCACACCTGCATGGGAAATTATTTCTCAGTGCATTCAGTCTGGATCTGCTCTGAGGGACTGTGTATCATTAGGTTCCTTTCCTTCCATCCTGGAGATCACCTGCTCAG actctgtCAGGCTGGTGAACGGGACTAGTCTGTGTTCAGGCAGACTGGAGGTCAAGTCCAACCAGTCGTGGTCCTCAGTGTGTGAAGCTGACTTTGACCAGCAGGATGCAGAGGTGGTCTGTAGGGAGCTCGGCTGTGGGGCTCCTTCAGTCCTCCAGGGGGCGCTCTATGGAGAAGTGGAGGCTCCAATGTGGACCAAAGAGTTCCAGTGTGGAGGCCATGAGTCTGCTCTCCTGGACTGTAGAAGCTCAGGATCAACTAGAAACACCTGCTCACCTGGAAAAGCTGTTGGACTCACCTGCTCAG AACCTGTCAGGTTGGTGGGAGGACACAGTCGCTGTGCAGGAACACTGGAGCTGGAACAAGGAGACTGGAGACCAGTGGGTGGATCTGACTGGACCATGAACTCGACAACAGCAGTCTGCAGAGAGCTGGACTGTGGATCTGCTGCTTCAGCACGAATAAGAAAAGAGTcctcatctgtatctgtatggAGGGTCACTACTGACTGTGTTGGGTCTGGTTCTGCTCTGAGGGACTGTCTATCATCAGGCTTCTCTTCTTCCATCCTAGAAATCACCTGTTCAG ATCCATCAGTTCATATCATCAGACTGGTCCTCATGCTGCTGGCTCTGCTGTCGTTCATCACCGCCATCTCTTTTGTCCATAAG ACCACCAGGGGGCAGAGGCCAGGCCCAGAGGAGAACATCGAGCTGGAGGACTTTAACCTCCATGTTCATGGAGCTGAAGAGGAAGGAGCCCAGGCAGCAGAGTAG
- the LOC104938944 gene encoding phytanoyl-CoA hydroxylase-interacting protein-like isoform X3 produces MEPPDSSLTGSESADSSIGDVDDLPVPQQIRISNITCDSFKISWDMDSTGRERITHYFIDLNKKENKNSNKFKHKDVPTKLVAKAVPLPMKVRGHWFLSPRTEYTVAVQTAAKQPDGGYGVSRWSEIIEFCTADYSTVHLNQLLHKAEAIAGRMLPFTVFYRNQQQEYFQQASPSYRSRDAQCHRMLPAVKDNSGSHGSPISGKLEGVFFSCNTEFNTGKPPQDSPYGPYRFQIQADILFNHNTNIYFGDFYCMYTSYHYVILVLAPDGSKGDVFCKGRLPALDRSNNCFLSCTEEDDGLLSFRHAQDVILEVIYTEPVDLSSGMVTQISGHQLMSQSTLNAKKDPSCKICNISVGR; encoded by the exons ATGGAGCCTCCTGACAGCAGCCTGACAG gctcagagtctgcagacagcagcatcGGGGACGTGGACGACCTGCCGGTCCCTCAGCAGATCCGGATCAGTAACATCACCTGTGATTCGTTTAAGATCAGCTGGGACATGGACAgcacaggcagagagaggatcACACATTACTTCATCGACCTCAACAAGAAGGAGAACAAGAACTCCAACAAGTTTAAACACAAG gacGTACCGACGAAGCTGGTGGCGAAGGCGGTTCCCTTGCCGATGAAGGTGCGAGGTCACTGGTTCCTGAGCCCTCGCACAGAGTACACCGTAGCCGTCCAGACTGCCGCCAAACAGCCCGACGGAGGCTACGGCGTCTCTCGATGGAGCGAGATCATCGAGTTCTGCACTGCAG atTACTCCACCGTCCATCTGAACCAGCTGCTGCACAAAGCCGAGGCCATCGCCGGCAGGATGCTGCCGTTCACCGTCTTCTACCGAAACCAGCAGCAGGAATACTTCCAAcaggccag CCCCTCTTATCGCTCCAGAGACGCTCAGTGCCATCGGATGCTGCCGGCAGTGAAAGACAACAGCGGCAGTCACGGATCTCCCATCAGTGGCAAACTGGAGGGAGTCTTCTTCAGCTGCAACACAGAGTTCAACACTGGAAAACCCCCCCAGGACTCCCCATACGGACCCTACCGCTTCCAG ATCCAAGCAGACATCCTTTtcaaccacaacacaaacatctacTTTGGGGATTTCTACTGCATGTACACGTCCTATCACTACGTCATCCTGGTCCTCGCTCCTGACGGCTCCAAAGGAGACGTCTTTTGTAAAGGGAGGCTACCGGCACTGGATAGATCCAACAACTGCTTCCTGAGCTGCACCGAAGAGGACGATGGTTTGCTGTCTTTCCGTCACGCTCAGGATGTCATTCTGGAAGTGATCTACACGGAGCCGGTGGATCTGTCCTCAGGGATGGTAACACAGATCAGTGGGCACCAGCTCATGAGTCAGTCCACCCTCAACGCCAAGAAAGATCCCAGCTGCAAGATCTGCAACATCAGCGTGGGACGTTAG